AAGCACCGCCTCGCCGACTGCTACACGGCGATCGAGTCGGCCCGCTCGCTGTCGTACGCGGCGAGCTGGGCGGTGTCCACTCAGGACGATCGAGCGAGCGAGCTCGCCTCGATGGCCAAATCCGCTTGCGGTGAGGCGTACTCGCTGATCGCGGCGGAAGGCGTCCAGCTCCACGGCGGCATCGGCATCACCTGGGAGCACGAAGCCCACCTCCACCTGAAACGAGCCCACGCCGCCAAACACCTCTTCGGCACCCCGCAACACCACCGAGCCACCCTCCTGCCGTGAGCGCATAGCGCCTCCAGGCGGCGATCAGCGGGCTAGAGGCGCAGCTGGGTTCGGGAGCGGACGCCGAGCTTTCGGAGGACTCTGGCCGCGTGCTGTTCGACCGTGCGCGGGGACAGGAAGAGGATCTCGGCGATCTCTCGGTTCGTGTGGCCGCTGGCGAGCAGGCGCGCCACTTCCTCCTCGCGCGGCGAGAGCTCGTCGCCGTAGCCGCGGCGGCCTCGGCGGGACGGTTTGCCGCCGCCCGCGCCGCGCAGCAGGTGCCGGCACCGCGCCGCATCGCGCGTGGCTCCGAGCTGGTCGAACACGTCGACCAGGTGGGACAGCTCTCCCGTCGCCGCCGCGTGGTCGGTGGCGAGCGAGCAGGTCGCCGCGCGTTCGGCGACCGTGGCCGCGTAGTAGGGCGCGGGCAGTTCCTCGTAGCGCTCGGTCGCGGCCCGGTAGTGCGCCACCGCTTCGGCGAGGTCGCCGCGGTGTTCGGCCAGGCGACCGCGGCACTGGGTCAGCGCCGCCACCGCGATCGGCACGTCCAGCCCGGCGATCCGGTCGGCCATCTCCGCCACCAGCCGTTCCGCGTCCGCTTCGCGGCCCGCCGCCAGGTACACCGCGACCGCCACCGGCCCCAGCTCGCCGATCCACGCCCAGACCCCCTTGCGCCGCAGGAAGTCCAGGCCGCGGTCCACGTCCGCGCAGGCGCGCACCGGTTCGTCCTGCGACAGCAGGTTCCACGCCAGTCCCGCGCAGCCTGCGATGCCGACCGGGCTGATCGCCTCCTCCGGCGCGAACGCCCCGGTCTCGGTGAAATGGCTGGTCGCGGCCGCCCATTCGCCGCGGGTCACGGCCAGCGAACCCAGCACCAGGCTCAGCTCGCTGGTCACCGGGAACAGGTCTCGGTACTCGTCGAGCATCCGGGCCGAGCGTTCCGCCAGCCCGCTCCACTCGCCGGTGAACCAGTCCAGCCGCGCCTGCGTCGATCTGGCCGTGCTGACCACGAAGGTCGCGCCGCAGGCGGTGGCCAGCCGCACGCCCTCCCGCAGCAGCTCACCGGCCAGCCGCAGGTGCCCGGTCCACGCGCACGCATCGCCGAGGTTGGAGCGCAGCCGGGCCAGGTGGTGCTGCTCGCCGACGGTGGTCACCTCGTCCGGAAGCTCGTCGAGCGAGCTGAGCACGGTGGGATCGCCGACGTGCATGCGCGAGCAGAACTCGTTGGCCAGCAAGGATAACCGGAGCTCGCCGCTGGCGTCTTTCCGGTACTCGGTGAGCCGCGCCTGCCAGGGCCGGAGCTCGGCCAGCGAGGTCTGGCCCACGTACGCCAGCGCGAGCACCGAAGCGCCCCGGGCCGCCAAGTCCGGGCGCGCGGACAGGTCGTTGAGCGCCCGTTCGATCTCCGCGCGCGCCGTCGCCAGCCCACCGGCCTGCCGCAGCAGCAGCAATCCCAGGTAGAGGCGGACTTCTCCGCGCGCGGAGGTGGACAGGCGCTGGTCGTTGAGCAGACCTTCCAGGGTTTCGCTGGGATCGCGCTGATCCAGCCCGGTATGCGCGATCTTGCCCAGCTTGATCGCCAGCCGGTCCACGTGCTCGGCGGGCAGGCTCTGCTCCTTCAGCAACCGCTGGAGCAGTGCGGTGGTGGTGGCGGCATCGCCCAGCGCCGCGGCGCGGTCGGCGGCCGCTTCGCCGTAGGACAGCCAATCGGCGACCCGCCCGGCGCGTTCGCTGTGGTCGGCGAGCTGGTGCAGCGGCTTGGGCTCGACTCGGTCCAGCACGTCGATCGCGCGCGTGTGCAGGTAGATCCGGTCCGGTCCGCCGATGGTGTCGTACACCGCCTGCATGGCCAGCGAATGGCGGAATCCGTAGGTTCCGCCGTCCTGCTCGTGCAGCACGTGGCCGCTCAGCGCGTGCGTCAGCGCGGTGCGCAGCCGCGGCTCGGGCACTCCGGCGACCGCGCCGAGCAGCTCCGCGGTGACCGGTACGCCCAGCACCGCAGCCGCTTTGACGAGCCTGGTCGCCGCGGTCGGCAGCGTCGCGAGGCGCTCAGCCATCGCATCCCGCAGCAGCACGGGGACTTCCACCGTGTCGAGCAGCCTTCGCGCAGCGGCGCCATCGGTTCGCACCGCACCGCCGCGGTTCCGCAGCGCCCGCAGGGTTTCCTCGACGACGAACGGAATCCCGGCGGTCCGCTCGTGCAGCCTCGCGGCGAACTGCGCGGATACCCGGTCCTCGCCCAGGATCGCCGCGGTGAGCGCGCGAACGTCGTCCACACCCAGCGGATCCAGCGGCAGCACCACGCTGACCACGCCGTTGGGCGGCCGGTAGGCGACGCCCAGCGGCAGCCCGCCCGGCACGTCCTCGCGCCGGTAGGTGACCGCGATGGTCAGGTTCGCCGGCGGATCGCCCATCAAAAACCGCAGCAGCTGCCGGGTTCCGTCGTCGGCCCACTGCAGGTCCTCGATCACCAGCAGCAACGGCCCCTGCGAGCTCAGCAGCTCGCGCACCGCGCGGAACAGCCGGTGGCGTTCGGCGCGCGGGTCGCCGAGCGGTTCCGGTGGCGCGGGCAGGTGTTCGGCGATCTCGGGCAGCAGCGGCCCGAGCACACCGGTCACCGGGCTCAGCGCGGTCGGCCCCGGGCGCGCGCTGCGCAGCGCTTCGAGAACCGCGCCGTACGGGAACGGTTCACCCACTTGGCGGCAGTGCCCGACCAGCGGTGTGGTCGGCCCGAGATCACCGGCGAGCACCTCCCTGATCAGCCTGCTCTTGCCCACCCCGGCCTCGCCCTCGATCAGCGCCACCGCGGGGTGCAGCGCGGCCAGCGCTTGCAACGACGCGAGCTGTTCAGCACGTCCTACGAGCACCGGCGAACTGGTGCGGATCTGCGTGCGGGCAGGTCTCGGGGTGCGCGCCACGGACTCTCCCTTCACCGAAAGACTGGTATCCCTACGTACTGAAACACGGATTGATCACCGTGTGGTCACCAACCGATCGTGTTTGCAGTGGCTGTGCGTCACCAACTTCTGTCGACAGCCGCACAACTTGCAAGGGAGCAAGCAGATGCGACACGACCGCAAGATCCGGTTGACCACCGCGCTGGGCGCGGGTGCGCTGGCCGCGGCGATGATCGCCGCGCCGGCCGCCGCGGCGGAGCCCACCGGGGAGATCCGCCCCACCGCCGAACCGGTCGCCGACAGCTACATCGTGGTGCTCAAGGACGGGGTGGCGAGCGCGTCCGCCACCACCAGCACCGCGACCCGCCTCGCCGACTCCTACGGCGGGAAAGTGACCGCGACCTACACCTCGACGATCCGCGGGTTCGCGGTGCGGCTCGACGAGGCGGCCGCCGAGCGGCTGGCAGCCGACAGATCGGTCGCGTACGTGCAGCAGGACGGCATCGCCCGGATCAGCGGCACCCAGCAGAACCCGACCTGGGGCCTGGACCGGATCGACCAGCGGAACCTCCCGCTGGACCGCAGCTACACCTACCCCAACACCGGTTCCGGGGCGACCGCGTACATCCTCGACACCGGTGTGGACAAGCGCCACCCCGACTTCGAGGGCCGGGTCTCCGACGGCTACGACTTCATCGACAACGACGGCGACGCCTCGGACTGCCAGGGCCACGGCACCCACGTGGCGGGCACCGTCGGGTCGAAGACCTGGGGCGTGGCCAAGCAGGTGAAGCTGGTCAGCGTTCGGGTGCTCAACTGCCAGGGCTCCGGCCAGTACTCGCAGATCATCGCCGGTGTGGACTGGGTGGCGCGCAACGCGGCCAAGCCCGCGGTGGCGAACATGAGCCTCGGCGGCGGGGCCAACAGCTCGCTCGACAGCGCGGTGCAGCGGGCGATCCAGGCCGGTGTCACCTTCGCGGTCGCGTCGGGAAACGACAACACCAATGCCTGCAACACCTCGCCGGCACGGGTGCCCTCGGCGATCACGGTCAATGCGACCGACAGCAGGGACAGCCGCTCGACCTTCTCGAACTACGGCTCCTGCACGGACATCTTCGCTCCTGGTACGAACATCACCTCGACCACCAACGGCGGTGGCTCGGGAGGCATGAGCGGAACCTCGATGGCCACCCCGCACGTGGCGGGCGCGACGGCGCTGTACCTGACCGCGAACCCGTCGGCCACGCCGGCCCAGGTCGCCCAGGCGCTGGTGAGCAACGGAACCCAGAGCAAGGTGACCAACCCCGGGTCGGGGTCGAAGAACAGCCTGCTCTACGTCGGTTTCATCGGCTCGGGTCGGCAGTGACCTACTGACGGCTCGTCAGCCCCCTGAGCCCGGGACCCCGAACCCGGCACTGTGACGATGGGCAGGCTCTCCCCGAAGCCTGCCCATCGTTCGCTTTTCCTTCCACAGTGGACGATCAAGCCAGCTGGACGACCGCCCGGGCCTTGGCCAGCACCTCCACGTCTCCGCAGGTGGCCGTGAGGTCCACCGCGACCCGCCGGTCCGGCAGCTTCTCCGCCACCCGGCCGGTGACCAGGACCTCCACCCCGGTGTCATCGTCGGGTACCA
This portion of the Saccharopolyspora antimicrobica genome encodes:
- a CDS encoding ATP-binding protein; its protein translation is MARTPRPARTQIRTSSPVLVGRAEQLASLQALAALHPAVALIEGEAGVGKSRLIREVLAGDLGPTTPLVGHCRQVGEPFPYGAVLEALRSARPGPTALSPVTGVLGPLLPEIAEHLPAPPEPLGDPRAERHRLFRAVRELLSSQGPLLLVIEDLQWADDGTRQLLRFLMGDPPANLTIAVTYRREDVPGGLPLGVAYRPPNGVVSVVLPLDPLGVDDVRALTAAILGEDRVSAQFAARLHERTAGIPFVVEETLRALRNRGGAVRTDGAAARRLLDTVEVPVLLRDAMAERLATLPTAATRLVKAAAVLGVPVTAELLGAVAGVPEPRLRTALTHALSGHVLHEQDGGTYGFRHSLAMQAVYDTIGGPDRIYLHTRAIDVLDRVEPKPLHQLADHSERAGRVADWLSYGEAAADRAAALGDAATTTALLQRLLKEQSLPAEHVDRLAIKLGKIAHTGLDQRDPSETLEGLLNDQRLSTSARGEVRLYLGLLLLRQAGGLATARAEIERALNDLSARPDLAARGASVLALAYVGQTSLAELRPWQARLTEYRKDASGELRLSLLANEFCSRMHVGDPTVLSSLDELPDEVTTVGEQHHLARLRSNLGDACAWTGHLRLAGELLREGVRLATACGATFVVSTARSTQARLDWFTGEWSGLAERSARMLDEYRDLFPVTSELSLVLGSLAVTRGEWAAATSHFTETGAFAPEEAISPVGIAGCAGLAWNLLSQDEPVRACADVDRGLDFLRRKGVWAWIGELGPVAVAVYLAAGREADAERLVAEMADRIAGLDVPIAVAALTQCRGRLAEHRGDLAEAVAHYRAATERYEELPAPYYAATVAERAATCSLATDHAAATGELSHLVDVFDQLGATRDAARCRHLLRGAGGGKPSRRGRRGYGDELSPREEEVARLLASGHTNREIAEILFLSPRTVEQHAARVLRKLGVRSRTQLRL
- a CDS encoding S8 family peptidase, coding for MRHDRKIRLTTALGAGALAAAMIAAPAAAAEPTGEIRPTAEPVADSYIVVLKDGVASASATTSTATRLADSYGGKVTATYTSTIRGFAVRLDEAAAERLAADRSVAYVQQDGIARISGTQQNPTWGLDRIDQRNLPLDRSYTYPNTGSGATAYILDTGVDKRHPDFEGRVSDGYDFIDNDGDASDCQGHGTHVAGTVGSKTWGVAKQVKLVSVRVLNCQGSGQYSQIIAGVDWVARNAAKPAVANMSLGGGANSSLDSAVQRAIQAGVTFAVASGNDNTNACNTSPARVPSAITVNATDSRDSRSTFSNYGSCTDIFAPGTNITSTTNGGGSGGMSGTSMATPHVAGATALYLTANPSATPAQVAQALVSNGTQSKVTNPGSGSKNSLLYVGFIGSGRQ